A window of the Chloroflexota bacterium genome harbors these coding sequences:
- a CDS encoding AEC family transporter: MNALINVILPVFIIVALGFVLGKLRVIDIKPLSTVAIYLMIPCLVISSFTRRKVESGELTQLIVFTVLVALGAVALAWVIARMLHLDRRWESALILSSSFGNVGNFGLPLALFAFGDVGLQQASIVFVASGILSFSLGIFIASRGTYTPVQAFLQIFKMPPIYATTTALIINAFNITLPDFINRPLIMLGDGSIPLQLVMVGVGLAGASLKGTTSVVGWAVAARLVGGVLLGALVAAMLGLDGVARQAAILQMAMPAAVNSSIFAVQFDLHPEFVASVVVVSTLCSLVTLTVVLNLL; the protein is encoded by the coding sequence ATGAACGCCCTCATCAACGTCATCCTGCCTGTTTTCATCATCGTCGCGCTCGGCTTTGTGCTCGGCAAGTTGCGCGTGATCGACATCAAGCCGCTGTCCACGGTCGCGATCTATCTCATGATACCGTGCCTCGTCATCTCGTCGTTTACGCGCCGCAAGGTGGAGAGTGGCGAGTTGACGCAGCTTATCGTGTTCACCGTGCTGGTCGCCCTGGGGGCCGTCGCGCTGGCCTGGGTCATCGCGCGCATGCTGCACCTCGACCGCCGCTGGGAAAGCGCGCTGATCCTTAGCTCGTCGTTCGGCAACGTCGGCAACTTTGGGCTGCCGCTGGCGCTGTTCGCCTTCGGCGATGTGGGCCTGCAGCAGGCGTCGATCGTCTTCGTCGCATCCGGCATCTTGTCGTTCTCGCTCGGCATCTTCATTGCGTCGCGCGGGACCTACACGCCGGTGCAGGCGTTCCTGCAGATCTTCAAGATGCCGCCGATCTATGCGACCACAACCGCGCTGATCATCAACGCCTTCAATATCACGCTGCCCGACTTCATCAACCGCCCACTCATCATGTTGGGCGATGGCTCGATCCCGCTGCAACTCGTGATGGTCGGCGTCGGGTTAGCCGGCGCCAGCCTGAAGGGCACGACGTCGGTCGTCGGCTGGGCGGTGGCGGCGCGGCTGGTCGGGGGGGTGCTGCTCGGCGCGCTGGTGGCAGCCATGCTGGGGCTCGATGGCGTCGCGCGCCAGGCGGCGATCCTGCAGATGGCGATGCCGGCCGCCGTGAACTCCAGCATCTTCGCGGTGCAGTTTGACCTGCACCCGGAGTTTGTCGCCAGTGTCGTCGTGGTCTCGACGCTATGCAGCCTGGTGACGCTGACGGTGGTGCTGAATCTGCTATAG
- a CDS encoding NAD(+)/NADH kinase, which yields MANIVMQTIGILHHPKIPRTQEVAQELCARLAQEGVCTWSLSAWDEEQIKPLLPQTEMLITLGGDGSILRAARLGLDYGIPIAGVNFGRIGFLAEYQPDQALTCLNDLVHGQYWIEERAVLHAQLLRGDTTLGEHFALNDVVIGRGTVARVVRLRVVIDHMESIRHTADGIIVATPTGSTAYTVAAGGPIADPRVRAMIITPIAPHLSLLGSMLVPDNSVVEITVESDYPALVSMDGQVELSLQSFDTVRVTTSDRVSRFVRTRPKNYFYANLSQRLRL from the coding sequence ATGGCGAATATCGTCATGCAAACGATCGGCATTCTCCATCACCCCAAAATCCCGCGCACGCAAGAGGTGGCGCAGGAGTTGTGCGCGCGCCTCGCGCAGGAGGGCGTGTGCACGTGGTCGCTCTCGGCCTGGGACGAGGAGCAGATCAAGCCGCTGCTACCGCAGACTGAGATGCTGATCACGCTCGGCGGCGACGGCTCGATCCTGCGCGCCGCGCGTCTGGGGTTGGATTACGGGATTCCGATCGCCGGGGTCAACTTCGGGCGCATCGGTTTCCTAGCGGAGTACCAGCCGGATCAGGCGCTCACCTGCCTGAACGACCTGGTGCATGGGCAGTACTGGATCGAGGAGCGCGCGGTGCTGCACGCGCAGTTGCTGCGCGGCGATACGACGCTCGGCGAGCATTTTGCGCTGAACGACGTGGTCATCGGGCGCGGCACGGTGGCGCGGGTGGTGCGCCTGCGCGTGGTGATCGACCACATGGAGTCGATCCGGCATACGGCCGACGGTATCATCGTCGCCACGCCGACCGGCTCGACGGCATACACCGTCGCGGCCGGCGGACCGATCGCCGACCCGCGCGTGCGGGCGATGATCATCACGCCAATTGCGCCGCACCTCTCGCTGCTCGGCTCGATGCTGGTGCCGGATAACTCGGTGGTCGAGATCACGGTGGAGAGCGACTACCCGGCGCTGGTTTCGATGGACGGGCAGGTGGAGCTTAGCCTTCAATCATTCGATACGGTGCGCGTGACGACCAGCGACCGGGTTAGCCGGTTCGTGCGCACGCGGCCGAAGAACTATTTTTACGCCAATCTGTCCCAGCGCCTGCGGCTGTAG
- the recN gene encoding DNA repair protein RecN has product MLSELSITNFAIITTLNLGFAPGFNVLTGETGAGKSIIIDALSVVLGGRASEEMIRSDADMARVEAIFAVEKPDADLAALLEEHGIDAEDGALIVSREVVRGGRAVTRINSRAVPLRVVEQIGAWLVDIHGQSEHLSLKNARTHVDYLDRFADLWELRGRVAARAKQIGEVRRELESLMRDERELARRVDLLSFQVEEINTARLRPGEEDALKQERARLSNAERLTQHADEAYSALRAGDDESAAALDLLGEAKHALVQLTKLDASLTETAKQVDDAIGLLDDAAQTLRDYRENVEFNPARLGEIEDRLTLIFNLKRKYGESIEAIIAFGERAAKELDNITHSSERIADLRESEDKLLREYGKLAAELSGKRKAAAEKLASGIERELDDLRMARAKFAVDFQRQEYPAGAPVEGKRYAFGPSGVDRVEFLVSANPGEPPKPLAKVASGGETARLMLALKTVLSNADAVPTLIFDEIDVGIGGRVGSVVGKKLWNLTASGKGRGKSRPAHQVICITHLPQIAAYGDAHYRVDKVMARNSTSTAIVTLDGDARVSELAQMLGATGEAGEQSAAEILRAAQADKSG; this is encoded by the coding sequence ATGCTCAGCGAACTGTCGATCACCAATTTCGCGATCATCACTACCCTGAACCTGGGCTTCGCGCCCGGCTTTAACGTGCTGACCGGCGAGACCGGCGCGGGCAAGTCGATCATCATCGACGCACTGTCGGTCGTGCTCGGCGGCCGCGCCAGCGAAGAGATGATTCGCTCGGATGCCGATATGGCGCGGGTCGAGGCGATCTTCGCGGTGGAGAAGCCGGATGCCGACCTGGCCGCGCTGCTCGAAGAGCACGGCATCGACGCCGAGGACGGCGCGCTGATCGTCAGCCGCGAGGTCGTGCGCGGCGGCCGCGCGGTGACGCGCATCAACTCGCGCGCGGTGCCGCTGCGCGTGGTGGAGCAGATCGGCGCGTGGCTGGTGGACATCCATGGCCAGTCGGAGCACCTCTCGCTCAAGAACGCGCGCACGCATGTGGACTACCTCGACCGCTTTGCCGACCTGTGGGAACTGCGCGGTCGCGTCGCGGCCCGGGCGAAGCAGATCGGCGAGGTGCGCCGCGAGCTCGAATCGCTGATGCGCGACGAGCGCGAACTGGCGCGGCGCGTGGACCTGCTCTCGTTCCAGGTCGAGGAGATCAACACGGCGCGCCTGCGGCCCGGCGAAGAGGACGCGCTGAAGCAGGAGCGCGCTCGGCTGTCCAACGCGGAGCGGCTGACCCAGCATGCCGATGAGGCGTACAGCGCCCTGCGTGCCGGCGACGACGAAAGCGCGGCCGCGCTCGACCTGCTCGGTGAGGCGAAGCACGCGCTGGTGCAGTTGACCAAGCTCGACGCATCGCTGACCGAGACGGCCAAGCAGGTGGACGACGCGATCGGCCTGCTCGACGACGCCGCGCAGACCCTGCGCGACTACCGCGAAAATGTGGAGTTCAACCCGGCGCGCCTCGGCGAGATCGAAGATCGCCTGACGCTGATCTTCAACCTGAAGCGCAAGTACGGCGAATCGATCGAGGCGATCATCGCGTTCGGCGAGCGCGCGGCCAAAGAGCTTGACAACATCACGCACAGCAGCGAGCGAATCGCCGACCTGCGCGAGAGCGAGGACAAGCTGCTGCGCGAGTATGGCAAGCTGGCTGCGGAGTTGTCGGGCAAACGTAAAGCGGCAGCGGAGAAGCTGGCATCCGGTATTGAGCGCGAACTGGACGACCTGCGCATGGCGCGCGCGAAGTTTGCCGTCGATTTCCAGCGGCAGGAGTACCCGGCCGGCGCGCCGGTGGAAGGCAAGCGCTATGCCTTTGGGCCATCGGGCGTTGACCGTGTCGAGTTCCTGGTCTCGGCCAACCCGGGCGAGCCGCCTAAGCCGCTGGCGAAGGTCGCCTCCGGCGGCGAGACGGCGCGGCTGATGCTGGCGCTCAAGACGGTGCTGTCCAACGCCGATGCGGTGCCGACGCTAATCTTTGATGAGATCGATGTGGGCATCGGCGGGCGGGTCGGCAGCGTGGTCGGCAAGAAGCTGTGGAACCTGACCGCAAGCGGCAAGGGGCGCGGCAAGTCGCGCCCGGCGCACCAGGTTATCTGCATCACGCACCTGCCGCAGATCGCGGCGTACGGCGACGCGCACTACCGGGTCGACAAGGTGATGGCGCGCAACAGCACCTCGACCGCCATTGTGACGCTCGATGGCGACGCGCGCGTGAGCGAGTTGGCGCAGATGTTGGGCGCGACCGGCGAGGCGGGCGAGCAGAGCGCGGCGGAGATACTCAGGGCTGCGCAGGCAGACAAGAGCGGCTGA
- a CDS encoding HEAT repeat domain-containing protein has product MQRIAESSDKIKRVDLQVLSNPDARSIAEFKTEWPKLPPERKRVLIQAMEDAAEETVQSEFSDLLLTLLDEPDDIVRAAVVRGLWEVDTPSFGKRLLTMAARDTSAPVRAAAAAGLGEYLMEAEENERSIPQSKPITDCLLARFHDPNEDLEVRRRALESVAYSGDERAHSAIQEAYDEGDSDMRESSLYAMGRSGDTSWTPIVIRELKNPAASLRYEAAIAAGELSASDALAQLIKMVQDPDGQVRESAVWALGQIGGREARRVLEAVLESDDEELQEAAEDALAELEFIEGIDNLNMFDFEIATLDGLVDDDLDDDELDDDDDAPDIAPRTPRPN; this is encoded by the coding sequence ATGCAACGCATCGCTGAATCGAGCGACAAGATCAAACGCGTCGACTTGCAGGTGCTGTCCAATCCCGATGCCAGGAGCATCGCCGAGTTTAAGACCGAGTGGCCGAAGCTGCCGCCGGAGCGCAAACGCGTACTGATCCAGGCGATGGAAGATGCCGCCGAGGAAACGGTGCAGTCCGAGTTCAGCGACCTGCTGCTGACCCTGCTCGACGAGCCCGACGACATTGTGCGCGCGGCGGTGGTGCGCGGGCTCTGGGAAGTCGACACGCCATCGTTCGGCAAGCGCCTGCTCACGATGGCGGCCAGGGACACGTCGGCGCCGGTGCGGGCCGCCGCCGCCGCCGGCCTGGGGGAATACCTGATGGAAGCGGAGGAAAACGAGCGCTCCATTCCACAGTCTAAACCGATTACCGACTGCCTGCTGGCGCGCTTTCACGACCCGAACGAGGACCTGGAGGTGCGCCGCCGCGCGCTGGAGTCGGTCGCGTATTCCGGGGACGAACGGGCGCACAGCGCGATCCAGGAAGCGTACGACGAGGGCGACAGCGACATGCGCGAATCATCGCTGTATGCCATGGGTCGCAGTGGCGACACCTCGTGGACGCCCATTGTGATCCGCGAACTGAAGAACCCCGCGGCCTCGCTGCGTTACGAAGCGGCGATCGCCGCCGGCGAATTGTCGGCCTCCGACGCGCTGGCGCAGTTGATCAAGATGGTGCAGGACCCCGATGGGCAGGTGCGCGAGTCGGCAGTCTGGGCGCTTGGGCAGATCGGGGGGCGCGAGGCGCGGCGCGTGCTCGAAGCAGTGCTGGAGAGCGACGACGAGGAGTTGCAGGAGGCCGCCGAAGACGCACTGGCCGAGCTGGAGTTCATTGAGGGCATCGACAACCTGAACATGTTCGACTTCGAGATCGCCACGCTCGACGGTCTTGTCGACGACGACCTGGACGATGACGAGCTTGACGACGATGACGACGCCCCGGACATAGCGCCCAGAACCCCCCGCCCCAACTAG
- a CDS encoding VOC family protein → MATIEHMAISTTPETFAATVKFYTTVFGMKVIREVVDAKGRNIAFVSDGQGGRIEIMAYGLPAVPAPNHLAFGVSHADFDATVERLKASGVNVEPPMPAGSADRLGYFDDPAGNRSQIVARTNPLPK, encoded by the coding sequence ATGGCCACTATTGAGCACATGGCGATTTCGACCACGCCGGAGACGTTTGCGGCGACCGTGAAGTTCTACACGACCGTGTTCGGCATGAAGGTTATTCGCGAAGTCGTGGATGCCAAGGGCCGCAACATCGCGTTTGTGAGCGATGGGCAGGGCGGGCGCATCGAGATCATGGCATACGGCTTGCCGGCCGTCCCGGCGCCGAACCACCTTGCCTTTGGCGTCTCGCACGCCGACTTCGATGCGACGGTTGAGCGGTTGAAGGCGTCCGGCGTGAACGTCGAGCCGCCGATGCCGGCCGGCTCGGCCGACCGCCTCGGCTACTTCGATGATCCGGCGGGCAATCGCAGCCAGATCGTGGCGCGCACGAACCCGCTCCCGAAGTAA
- a CDS encoding alkaline phosphatase family protein: MPGKVLVIGLDGATFDLLKPWMAEGHMPFLKNLIDTGAHGDLESTMPPLTAAAWVSFATGVNPGKHGLFDFVFPRNGSYDVLVANPKLRDAEPLWSVASRHGKRVGIVSVPMTYPPDPVNGFMLSCFMTPGPASEYAYPRELKHELIAQGFHFEAALSEKHRSGDISKFLAEVAQSTRNRVETVLHLMTTREWDLFTFVFQSTDLLQHELWRLFDPSHPRYSAAEAAQYLPQWQQFYDTLDAHLATMVKAVGPDATVILMSDHGFGRVTHLFYVNNWLLDHGYLVRKRGPWHALKEWTFRLGLTPMNVFKALTYLHLAWLRQGFRFGQQYGLQKKLFFSFDDIDWTRTRAFSFGNFGQVYLNLRGRQQHGIVEPGAEYERLMGEIAEGLKAYIDPMTGKPFIETVLRRDDIYHGGHYEDAPDLIALSRGLEYVSFGTTDFGNNRVTGRIFGMTGYHRMNGIIIVNGPGVRRGAQLDGAAIVDLAPTILYALGVPVPDNMDGRVLRSAFDDDWLAARGDTQSEAGKNSVVPGDPAYTPEEEDLVQERLRELGYLA, encoded by the coding sequence TTGCCTGGAAAAGTTCTGGTCATCGGGCTGGACGGGGCGACGTTCGACCTGCTCAAGCCGTGGATGGCCGAAGGGCACATGCCCTTTCTCAAAAATCTGATCGACACCGGCGCGCACGGCGACCTCGAATCGACCATGCCGCCGCTGACGGCCGCGGCCTGGGTCTCGTTTGCGACGGGCGTCAACCCCGGCAAGCACGGCCTGTTCGATTTCGTCTTCCCGCGCAACGGGTCGTATGACGTGTTGGTGGCGAACCCGAAGCTGCGCGACGCCGAGCCGCTCTGGAGCGTGGCGTCGCGGCACGGCAAGCGCGTCGGCATCGTCTCGGTGCCGATGACGTATCCGCCGGATCCGGTCAACGGCTTCATGCTGTCGTGCTTCATGACACCGGGGCCGGCGAGCGAATACGCGTATCCGCGCGAGTTGAAGCACGAACTGATCGCGCAGGGCTTTCACTTCGAGGCCGCACTGAGCGAGAAGCACCGCAGCGGCGACATCAGCAAGTTCCTGGCCGAAGTGGCGCAGAGCACGCGCAACCGTGTCGAGACGGTCCTGCACCTGATGACGACGCGCGAGTGGGACCTGTTCACATTCGTTTTCCAGTCCACGGACCTGCTGCAGCACGAGCTCTGGCGGCTGTTCGACCCGTCGCACCCGCGTTACTCGGCGGCGGAGGCGGCGCAGTACCTGCCGCAGTGGCAGCAGTTCTACGATACGCTGGACGCGCACCTGGCGACGATGGTGAAGGCGGTCGGCCCGGACGCGACCGTGATCCTGATGAGCGACCACGGCTTCGGGCGCGTTACGCATCTGTTCTATGTCAACAACTGGCTGCTCGACCACGGCTACCTCGTACGCAAGCGCGGGCCATGGCACGCGCTCAAGGAGTGGACGTTCCGGCTCGGTCTGACGCCGATGAACGTCTTCAAGGCGCTGACGTACCTGCATCTGGCCTGGCTGCGGCAGGGGTTCCGCTTCGGCCAGCAGTACGGCCTGCAGAAGAAGCTGTTCTTCTCATTTGACGATATCGACTGGACGCGCACGCGCGCCTTCTCGTTCGGCAACTTCGGCCAGGTCTATCTGAACCTCAGAGGCCGCCAGCAGCACGGCATCGTCGAGCCCGGCGCGGAGTACGAGCGCCTGATGGGCGAGATTGCCGAGGGGCTGAAGGCGTACATCGACCCGATGACCGGCAAGCCGTTCATCGAAACCGTCCTGCGCCGCGACGACATATATCACGGCGGCCATTACGAGGATGCGCCTGATCTGATCGCGCTGTCGCGCGGCCTGGAGTACGTGTCGTTTGGCACGACCGACTTCGGCAACAACCGCGTCACTGGCCGCATCTTCGGCATGACCGGCTACCATCGCATGAACGGCATCATCATTGTAAACGGGCCGGGCGTCCGGCGCGGCGCGCAGCTGGATGGCGCGGCGATCGTCGACCTGGCGCCGACGATCCTGTATGCGCTGGGCGTGCCGGTGCCGGACAACATGGACGGGCGGGTGTTGCGCTCCGCGTTCGACGACGACTGGCTGGCGGCGCGCGGCGACACGCAGAGCGAGGCCGGCAAGAACAGCGTGGTACCCGGCGACCCGGCCTACACGCCGGAGGAAGAAGACCTCGTGCAGGAGCGACTGCGCGAGCTGGGGTATCTGGCCTAG
- a CDS encoding glycosyltransferase family 39 protein, with amino-acid sequence MSAAATLRQAQGSRTLAPIHWLLAAFVCLGLVYDTATPIFEAGDEQFHYPYVRQIATGNGLPLQDPDDVQAWRQEGSQPPLYYMLAALLTFWVDTGDAAERLTVNPHAIIGVPAYGSSDNRNMMVHTAAEAFPYSRTALAVHLIRWLSLAMATVTVWAVYRLARRIAPSEPVALLAAAFVAFNPMIGFLAGAVNNDNLVILLSTLALWQMVRLWQDGLTRRGVLLLGVVLGLDALTKLNALGLAGVAGLLVLARVVLDARAAKRDFPWREGLIAGLLLSLPVGVIAGWWYARNVMLYGDPTGLNRMLAIVGTRQGTPALLPLLRAELEGMRLSFWGLFGGVNILSAAWQYGVFDLLLAVGCIGIILLIVRHLALRRSVRGLSRAVTAFGWLSAWAVVLVVSWTRWTLVTPATQGRLIFPALATIALVLALGFDACLIYVTNLAHRRSPFAPDADLRGLNTRARSAYALTIVLGVLSLRTALLDIAPAYTAAPLASAVPAAFARPPVRFGDALELIGVEPPPAAARPGDTIDVALYWRAIDPMSADYSVFVHLLDAGDLIVGQRDTYPGLGLRPTTQLKPGDIVRDAYRIKVDESALAPSRPAIRVGVYDFATQKRLASAQGDNPVVGVIDLLARAESGAPAPVTFRFEQFFTLTGYRIDRVAVRPGESFTLTLYWRAGSVPKDYSIFVHVLGKQDAIWGQVDRQLPMRAWRAGDVIEDAYVVTVKPDTPADVYELEIGAYDLENNFKRLNIWGADGQLAGDRVFLRRLRVVR; translated from the coding sequence GTGAGCGCGGCGGCCACGCTTCGACAGGCTCAGGGTTCGCGGACACTGGCGCCGATCCACTGGCTGCTGGCGGCGTTCGTCTGCCTCGGCCTCGTGTACGATACGGCTACGCCGATCTTTGAGGCGGGCGACGAGCAGTTCCACTACCCGTACGTTCGGCAGATCGCGACCGGCAACGGGCTGCCACTGCAAGACCCCGACGATGTGCAGGCATGGCGGCAGGAGGGCAGCCAGCCGCCGCTGTACTACATGCTCGCCGCGCTGCTGACGTTCTGGGTCGATACGGGCGACGCGGCGGAACGGCTGACCGTGAACCCGCACGCCATCATCGGCGTGCCGGCCTATGGCTCCAGCGACAACCGCAACATGATGGTGCATACGGCGGCCGAGGCGTTTCCCTACAGCCGCACCGCGCTGGCCGTGCACCTGATCCGCTGGCTGTCGCTGGCGATGGCGACTGTGACGGTCTGGGCGGTCTACCGGCTGGCGCGGCGCATCGCTCCGAGTGAGCCGGTCGCTCTGCTGGCGGCGGCGTTCGTCGCGTTCAATCCGATGATCGGGTTTCTCGCCGGCGCAGTCAACAACGATAACCTCGTGATCCTGCTCTCGACGCTCGCGCTCTGGCAAATGGTGCGCCTTTGGCAGGACGGGCTGACCCGGCGCGGCGTCTTGCTGCTCGGCGTGGTGCTCGGTCTGGATGCGCTGACGAAGCTGAACGCGCTCGGACTGGCCGGCGTGGCCGGACTGCTGGTGCTGGCGCGCGTTGTGCTCGACGCGCGCGCCGCGAAGCGCGATTTCCCGTGGCGCGAGGGACTGATCGCCGGGCTGCTCCTGTCGCTGCCGGTCGGGGTGATCGCCGGTTGGTGGTACGCGCGCAACGTCATGCTTTACGGCGACCCGACCGGCCTGAACCGGATGCTCGCCATCGTCGGTACACGACAGGGCACTCCCGCACTGCTACCGTTACTGCGGGCCGAGCTTGAAGGGATGCGCCTGTCGTTCTGGGGGCTATTCGGCGGCGTCAACATCTTGTCGGCGGCATGGCAGTATGGCGTGTTCGATCTGTTACTCGCAGTCGGGTGCATCGGAATAATACTGCTGATCGTTCGCCATCTCGCCCTGCGCCGCTCAGTGCGCGGGTTGTCGCGTGCGGTTACGGCGTTCGGGTGGCTGTCGGCGTGGGCCGTCGTGCTCGTCGTCTCGTGGACACGCTGGACGCTGGTGACGCCGGCCACGCAGGGCCGCCTGATCTTCCCGGCGCTCGCGACGATCGCGCTCGTGCTGGCGCTCGGCTTCGATGCGTGCCTGATCTACGTGACGAACCTTGCGCACCGACGCTCGCCGTTCGCGCCCGATGCCGACCTGCGCGGGCTGAATACCCGCGCGCGGTCCGCCTACGCGCTGACGATTGTGTTGGGCGTCCTCTCCCTGCGCACCGCGCTGTTGGATATCGCGCCGGCGTACACGGCCGCGCCGCTGGCGTCGGCGGTGCCTGCCGCGTTTGCGCGGCCGCCGGTGCGCTTCGGCGATGCACTCGAACTGATTGGCGTCGAGCCGCCGCCCGCCGCGGCACGTCCCGGCGACACGATCGACGTGGCGCTCTACTGGCGCGCCATCGACCCGATGAGCGCGGACTATTCGGTCTTCGTGCACCTGCTCGACGCCGGCGACCTGATCGTCGGCCAGCGCGATACGTACCCCGGCCTGGGTTTGCGTCCGACGACTCAACTCAAACCGGGCGACATCGTGCGCGACGCCTATCGCATCAAGGTCGACGAATCGGCGCTGGCGCCGAGCCGCCCGGCCATCCGGGTCGGCGTCTATGACTTCGCGACGCAAAAGCGCCTCGCCTCGGCCCAAGGTGACAACCCGGTGGTCGGTGTCATCGACCTGCTGGCGCGGGCCGAAAGTGGCGCGCCGGCGCCGGTGACGTTCCGCTTCGAGCAGTTCTTCACGCTGACCGGCTACCGAATCGACCGGGTCGCTGTGCGTCCGGGCGAGTCGTTCACGCTGACGCTTTACTGGCGCGCCGGGAGCGTGCCGAAGGACTACTCGATCTTCGTGCATGTGCTCGGCAAGCAGGACGCGATCTGGGGGCAGGTGGACCGGCAGTTGCCGATGCGCGCCTGGCGCGCCGGCGACGTGATCGAAGACGCTTACGTCGTCACGGTCAAGCCCGATACGCCTGCCGATGTGTACGAACTGGAGATCGGGGCGTACGATCTGGAGAACAACTTCAAGCGGTTGAACATCTGGGGCGCGGATGGCCAACTTGCTGGCGACCGCGTCTTTCTGCGTAGACTGCGCGTGGTGCGGTAG